A stretch of the Cydia amplana chromosome 6, ilCydAmpl1.1, whole genome shotgun sequence genome encodes the following:
- the LOC134649019 gene encoding apolipoprotein D-like has translation MGDFRVRGLFNMLMTSLTVGVMGTKLGMCPVYPQQPNFEIQKMTGTWYEIERSFYLMEMTASCTELHVTLNERGYYLIAVTTVNRWTGAPATTYGVGIPSHNGSSSFRYKLNNRMPYLIGRMLPGAGQYSILFTDYEHFAVVWSCNSVSIMHNDRFWILGRRRELSAELRANIYALLQELRLDPDRLLLSKNNNCVDRPDQLLK, from the exons ATGGGGGACTTCAGAGTGCGCGGGTTGTTTAACATGTTGATGACAAGTCTCACGGTGGGGGTGATGGGGACGAAGCTTGGCATGTGCCCCGTCTACCCGCAGCAGCCCAACTTCGAAATACAGAAG ATGACAGGTACATGGTACGAAATAGAACGCTCCTTCTACCTGATGGAGATGACCGCCAGCTGTACCGAGCTTCATGTGACGCTGAACGAGCGAGGGTACTATCTCATCGCCGTCACCACTGTCAATAGATG GACAGGAGCGCCAGCCACAACCTACGGCGTGGGCATCCCGAGCCACAACGGCTCCTCGTCCTTCCGCTACAAGCTCAATAACCGCATGCCGTACCTCATAGGACGAATGTTACCCGGCGCGGGGCAGTACAGCATACTGTTCACCGACTACGAGCACTTCGCCGTCGTGTGGTCCTGCAACTCCGTGTCCATCATGCACAACG ATCGCTTTTGGATCTTGGGTCGGCGGCGCGAGCTGAGCGCGGAGCTGCGAGCCAACATCTACGCGTTGCTGCAGGAACTGCGGCTCGACCCGGACCGCCTGCTGCTCTCCAAGAACAACAACTGCGTCGACAGGCCCGACCAGCTATTAAAGTGA
- the LOC134649020 gene encoding probable cytosolic Fe-S cluster assembly factor GI11683, which yields MASRFSGALQLTDLDDFITPSQECIKPVKIEKPKTKTGAKIKIGADGYFDISEGREQKLQKVEITLADCLACSGCITSAESVLVTRQSQEELLKVFSERKHTDSKGVTQDVSVIVISLSPQPVLSLAARYKLEPEEAAGRLAGYFKKLGADLVLDMTVAEDLVLLEAQQEFLQRYQNQQHEPTARHLPMLASSCPGWVCYAEKTHGTFILPHISTTKSPQQTMGSLVKRLLASRREVSPGEVYHVTVMPCYDKKLEASREDFYSDLTNCHDVDCVITAIELEQMLGLTELCAAPLSGLDWPWGEPPGAGLRAHAGSGSGGYADHIFLYAAEHLFGDTKADLVYKNLRNPDFREVTLEKDGVEVLRFAIANGFRNIQNLVQKMKRGKSQYHYVEVMACPSGCLNGGAQVRPAAGESGRELVANLERLYRGLPVSVPADNKLVRRLYTEWLDGRDSDKARAMLHTSYHAVEKSDVALNIKW from the exons ATGGCGTCTCGCTTCAGCGGTGCCCTCCAGCTCACCGATCTCGACGATTTCATTACTCCGTCGCAG GAATGCATAAAACCAGTAAAGATTGAGAAACCAAAAACCAAAACTGGTGCCAAAATCAAGATAGGTGCCGATGGATACTTTGATATCAGTGAAGGGAGGGAGCAGAAGCTTCAAAAGGTGGAGATCACGTTGGCTGACTGCCTCGCCTGCAGCGGGTGCATCACTTCTGCAGAGAGTGTATTAGTCACGCGGCAAAGTCAGGAGGAGTTGCTAAA GGTGTTCTCCGAGCGCAAACACACAGACAGCAAAGGCGTGACCCAAGACGTGAGCGTGATCGTGATCTCCCTGTCGCCGCAGCCCGTGCTGTCGCTCGCAGCGCGATACAAATTGGAGCCCGAGGAGGCGGCTGGCAGATTAGCAG GTTACTTCAAGAAGCTAGGCGCAGACCTAGTCTTAGACATGACGGTGGCCGAGGACCTGGTGCTGCTGGAAGCGCAGCAGGAGTTCCTCCAGCGGTACCAGAACCAGCAGCACGAGCCCACGGCGCGCCATCTACCCATGCTGGCCAGCTCTTGTCCAG GCTGGGTATGCTACGCCGAAAAGACCCACGGCACCTTCATCCTCCCCCACATCTCGACCACCAAGTCCCCTCAGCAGACCATGGGCTCGCTCGTGAAGCGACTCCTCGCCTCTCGCCGCGAGGTGAGCCCCGGCGAGGTGTACCACGTCACGGTGATGCCGTGCTACGACAAGAAGCTGGAGGCTTCCAGGGAGGACTTCTACAGCGACCTCACCAACTGCCATGACGTCGACTGTGTCATTACAGCTA TCGAGTTGGAACAGATGTTGGGTCTGACCGAGCTGTGCGCCGCGCCGCTGTCGGGCCTGGACTGGCCGTGGGGGGAGCCGCCCGGCGCGGGGCTCCGCGCACACGCCGGCTCCGGCTCGGGCGGCTACGCGGACCACATCTTCCTCTACGCTGCTGAACACCTGTTCGGGGACACTAAGGCGGACCTGGTTTATAAGAATTTGAG AAACCCAGATTTTCGAGAAGTGACACTAGAAAAGGACGGCGTGGAGGTTCTTCGGTTCGCGATCGCCAACGGGTTCCGCAACATACAGAACCTGGTGCAGAAGATGAAGCGAGGAAAATCACAGTACCACTACGTAGAGGTCATGGCGTGTCCTTCAG GTTGCCTGAACGGCGGTGCGCAGGTGCGGCCCGCGGCCGGCGAGAGCGGGCGCGAGTTGGTGGCCAACCTCGAGAGGCTGTACCGGGGCCTGCCCGTCTCCGTGCCCGCTGATAACAAACTGGTTCGGAG GTTATACACTGAATGGCTAGACGGGCGAGACTCGGACAAGGCGCGCGCGATGTTGCACACCTCCTATCACGCCGTTGAAAAATCCGACGTCGCGCTCAACATCAAGTGGTGA
- the LOC134649021 gene encoding dynein axonemal light chain 4, whose protein sequence is MADEAAPGAPVEKIVHTYPLIRHTDMSEEMRIEALELSVTACEKYANNNELAARMVKENMDKKFGPAFHVVVGESYGFEITYECTTICYIYFGGNQAIMMWKCS, encoded by the exons ATGGCGGATGAAGCAGCCCCCGGGGCGCCAGTGGAGAAGATTGTGCACACGTACCCTCTGATTCGT CACACGGACATGAGCGAAGAGATGCGGATAGAGGCCCTCGAGCTGTCCGTGACGGCGTGCGAGAAGTACGCCAACAACAATGAGCTAGCGGCGCGCATGGTCAAGGAGAACATGGACAAGAAGTTCGGCCCCGCCTTCCACGTGGTCGTGGGGGAGAGCTACGGGTTCGAGATCACCTATGAGTGTACCACCATCTGCTATATCTACTTTGGGGGGAACCAGGCGATTATGATGTGGAAGTGCTCTTAG